The Mauremys reevesii isolate NIE-2019 linkage group 1, ASM1616193v1, whole genome shotgun sequence genome has a segment encoding these proteins:
- the LOC120381977 gene encoding C-type lectin domain family 4 member D-like isoform X1 yields the protein MASEITYAEVKFKNAPPPPAKTKGVSLPLVPPEKSTPQSAPQKPTWRFLRLVSALLLLLCVSLLIALIVTLLKGTGGCEEHKALPQSSAEWHCVLGRAEVKGRVWTCCPMGWKRFQSSCYYRSLDIMNWGDSETNCTGMGSHLVVINTGTEQDFIFDWTKRIFTSISDRSYYIGLTDQAQEGQWRWVDQTPYNETAAFWRQNEPSNGNMENCAVMHIETKANRNWNDIPCSTKVHRICETAATNF from the exons GGGTTTCTTTACCTTTAGTACCTCCAGAGAAGAGCACGCCACAGAGTGCACCCCAGAAACCCACCTGGCGATTCCTGCGGTTGGTCTCAGCACTGTTGCTGTTgctgtgtgtctctctcctcaTTGCCCTCATTG TCACTCTACTCAAGGGAACTGGAGGCTGTGAAGAGCAtaaggccctgccccagagttcTGCAGAGTGGCATTGTGTCCTGGGGAGAGCTGAGGTGAAAG GGCGAGTCTGGACGTGCTGTCCCATGGGCTGGAAGCGCTTCCAGTCCAGCTGCTACTACCGCTCTTTAGACATCATGAACTGGGGTGACAGTGAGACAAACTGCACAGGGATGGGCTCCCACTTGGTGGTGATCAACACAGGAACTGAGCAG GATTTCATTTTCGATTGGACAAAGAGAATTTTTACGTCCATCTCAGACAGGAGTTACTATATCGGTCTGACAGATCAGGCACAGGAAGGCCAGTGGCGCTGGGTGGATCAGACTCCATATAATGAGACTGCAGC ATTCTGGAGACAAAATGAACCTAGTAATGGAAACATGGAGAACTGTGCTGTCATGCATATAGAGACAAAGGCAAATAGGAATTGGAATGACATTCCATGTTCCACTAAAGTACATAGAATTTGTGAAACTGCTGCAACAAATTTTTGA
- the LOC120381977 gene encoding C-type lectin domain family 4 member D-like isoform X2 yields the protein MASEITYAEVKFKNAPPPPAKTKVPPEKSTPQSAPQKPTWRFLRLVSALLLLLCVSLLIALIVTLLKGTGGCEEHKALPQSSAEWHCVLGRAEVKGRVWTCCPMGWKRFQSSCYYRSLDIMNWGDSETNCTGMGSHLVVINTGTEQDFIFDWTKRIFTSISDRSYYIGLTDQAQEGQWRWVDQTPYNETAAFWRQNEPSNGNMENCAVMHIETKANRNWNDIPCSTKVHRICETAATNF from the exons TACCTCCAGAGAAGAGCACGCCACAGAGTGCACCCCAGAAACCCACCTGGCGATTCCTGCGGTTGGTCTCAGCACTGTTGCTGTTgctgtgtgtctctctcctcaTTGCCCTCATTG TCACTCTACTCAAGGGAACTGGAGGCTGTGAAGAGCAtaaggccctgccccagagttcTGCAGAGTGGCATTGTGTCCTGGGGAGAGCTGAGGTGAAAG GGCGAGTCTGGACGTGCTGTCCCATGGGCTGGAAGCGCTTCCAGTCCAGCTGCTACTACCGCTCTTTAGACATCATGAACTGGGGTGACAGTGAGACAAACTGCACAGGGATGGGCTCCCACTTGGTGGTGATCAACACAGGAACTGAGCAG GATTTCATTTTCGATTGGACAAAGAGAATTTTTACGTCCATCTCAGACAGGAGTTACTATATCGGTCTGACAGATCAGGCACAGGAAGGCCAGTGGCGCTGGGTGGATCAGACTCCATATAATGAGACTGCAGC ATTCTGGAGACAAAATGAACCTAGTAATGGAAACATGGAGAACTGTGCTGTCATGCATATAGAGACAAAGGCAAATAGGAATTGGAATGACATTCCATGTTCCACTAAAGTACATAGAATTTGTGAAACTGCTGCAACAAATTTTTGA